A region of the Agrobacterium sp. RAC06 genome:
GCCGTGAAGCGCAAGTTCGGCCTGAAGGCGGTGGAAATCGTTCCTACCGATCCCGGATCCGAGTCCGCGACAGTGGGAGTGGCTGAAGCGGGCGCGGCGCAACTGGAGCGCTGGCTGAAACAGCCCGAGCCACTGGTCATCGCGATGGGAACGGGTCGAACACTCCGGTCGATGATCGATCAGTTGTCTCCGATGGAATGTCCGCAGCACAAGATCGTCTCGCTCACGGGGAACATCAGCCCCGACGGGTCGGCTGCCTATTTCAACGTCATCTTCTCCATGGCCGATGCGGTGAAGGCACCACACTTCCCGATGCCGCTGCCGGTCATCGTCTCCTCTCCCGCCGAGCGGCAGTTGCTGCATGACCAGCCTCTGGTCGCGCCGACAATCGCGCTCGCGCGCCGATCGGACGTCACCTTTGTCGGCATCGGCGAGATGAACATGCGTGCTCCGCTTCTCGTCGATGGCTTCCTGAAGGCCGACGAGATGGAAGATCTCCTGCAGGCCGGCGCGGTTGGAGAGATCTGCGGCTGGATCTTCGGGGACAACGGCGAGTTGCTGACCCATCCGGTCAATGAGCGGGTTGCGAGCTTGCAAATTCCCGCCCGGGAAACCTCGACCGTGATCGGTCTCGCACGGGGTCGGCGCAAGCATCCGGCCATCCTGGCGGCCGTCCGGGGTCGACACATCAATGGGCTGATCACGGACGAGGACGCTGCGCGTCACCTTCTGGCGAGCTAGGCTTCTATAAAATTTTAATTCCAGAACAGTTGGTTAGCTATTTCATGCGGCAGCGCAGCATGAAATGCGGATTGACATTTTCTGCTCTACGATTGAGTAATTGCCCATGAGCAAAGCGAATGCTCATTTTTCTTCTGGGAGGAAGACATGACATTGAAGACGATTTTGCTGGGCGCGTGCTCGGCGCTGGCGCTTGCCGGCATGGCCTCGGCCGAAACCCTCACGATCGCGACCGTCAACAACGGCGACATGATCCGCATGCAGGGCCTGACCTCGGAATTCACCTCGGCCAATCCCGACATCCAGGTTGAATGGGTCACACTCGAAGAAAACGTTCTGCGCGAACGTGTGACGACGGACATCGCCACGAAGGGCGGACAGTACGACATCATGACGATCGGCACTTACGAAGTTCCGATCTGGTCCAAACAAGGCTGGCTGCTGCCGCTCGAAAACCTTGGCGCCGACTACGATGTCGATGATCTGCTTCCGGCGATTCGCTCAGGCCTGACCGGCGAAGACGGCAAGCTCTATGCTGCTCCGTTCTACGGCGAATCCTCGTTCATCATGTACCGCAAGGACCTGATGGAGAAGGCCGGGCTCACCATGCCGGACGCTCCGACCTGGGAGTTTGTGGCCGACGCGGCGCGCAAGATGACGGACCGCGCCAACGACATCAACGGCATCTGCCTGCGCGGCAAGGCGGGCTGGGGCGAGAACATGGCCTTCCTGACGGCCACATCGAATGCGTTTGGCGCCCGCTGGTTCGACGAGACCTGGAAGCCGCAGTTCGACCAGCCGGAATGGAAGAACACGCTCGACTTCTACGTCAAGCTGATGAACGACGCCGGCCCGCAGGGCGCGTCCTCGAACGGCTTCAACGAAAACCTCGCGCTCTTCCAGCAGGGCAAGTGCGGCATGTGGATCGACGCCACCGTCGCCGCTTCCTTCGTGACCAACCCGAAGGACTCGACCGTCGCCGACAAGGTGGGCTTTGCGCTCGCTCCCGACACCGGTCTCGGCAAGCGCGGCAACTGGCTCTGGGCCTGGAACCTCGCCATCCCGGCAGGCACCCAGAAGGCAGAAGCTGCCGAGAAGTTTGTCTCCTGGGCGACCAGCAAGGCCTATGCGGAGCTCGTCGCTTCCAAGGAAGGCTGGGCCAATGTTCCTCCGGGGACGCGGACCTCTCTCTACGAGAACCCGGAATACCAGAAGGCGGCGCCGTTCGCGAAGATGACGCTCGACTCGATCAATGCCGCTGACCCGAAGAACCCGACCGTCAAGCCGGTGCCCTATGTCGGCGTGCAGTTCGTCGCCATCCCCGAGTTCCAGAGCCTCGGCACCTCCGTCGGCCAGCTCTTCTCGGCCGCACTTGCGGGCCAGATGTCGGTCGATGATGCGCTTGCCCAGGCTCAGAGTCTGACGACACGCGAAATGACCCGCGGCGGCTACATCAAGTAATCCACCCTCCCGAACCACCTGCCCGGATTGCGATCCGGGCAGGAAAGGCTTCGACCGTTTGCGGCCAATGCCGGTCGTCGTCACCTAGCCTCCAACGGGCCTACGGACCTCGTCTCCGACATGGCCATCAGGGCGAGCTTCATCATGGCTACTCAAAACACACGCACCCTGGCCCGTCTGATGATGGCGCCGTCCGTCGGGCTCCTGTTGATCTGGATGATCGTGCCACTGTCGATGACGCTGTGGTTCTCGTTCCAGAACTACAATTTGCTCAACCCTGCCAATGTCAGCTTCGCTGGCCTGTTCAACTACCGCTATTTCTATACGGATCCGGCCTTCTTCCAGTCGATCTGGAACACCATGCTGATCGTCGGCGGCGTGCTGTTCATCACCATCTTCGGCGGCACGCTGCTGGCGCTGCTGCTCGACCAGCCGATCTTCGGCCAGGGGATCGTGCGTATCCTCGTCATCTCGCCCTTCTTCGTCATGCCGCCGGTCGCTGCATTGATCTGGAAAAACATGATCATGCACCCGGGCTATGGCGTGCTGGCCGACATCAACCGGGCGCTCGGCTTGAGCCCCGTCGACTGGTTCGCGCAATATCCGCTTCTGTCGATCGTCATCATCGTTGCCTGGCAATGGCTGCCGTTTGCAACGCTCATCCTGCTCACCGCGCTTCAGTCACTCGATGGCGAGCAGCAGGAAGCGGCCGAGATGGATGGTGCGCGCTTCATCGACAAGTTCATCTATCTGACGCTTCCGCATCTCGCCCGCGCAATTACCGTGGTCATCCTGATCCAGACCATCTTCCTGCTCGGGGTCTACGCGGAAATCCTGGTCACCACCAATGGCGGCCCGGGCTATGCCTCGACCAATCTCGTCTTCCTGATCTACCGAACAGCCCTTCTGGGTTACGACGTCGGTGGCGCTTCGGCAGGCGGCATCATCGCAATCATTCTCGCCAATATCGTCGCCATCTTCCTGATGCGCGCCGTCGGCAAGAACCTCGACCGGTAAGGACAAGGCCATGGCTCGCAACGTCACAACCCGGCGCAAGATCATCTTCACGGCCATCGCCTGGACGATCGCCTTCGTGATCTTCTTCCCGATCCTCTACACGCTGATCACCAGTGTGAAGACGGAAAGCGAAGCGATCCAGGGCTTTGACCTGATCCCGACCTTTACCTTCGAAAATTACGTGACGGTCCAGACACAGCGCGACTACATCAAGCCTTTCATGAACTCGGTCATCCTGTCTGTGGGCTCGACGATCCTGGCACTTTTCGTCGGCATCCCGGCCGCCTGGGCCATGGCGTTTTCGCCGTCCAAGCGGACCAAGGACATCCTGATGTGGATGCTCTCGACCAAGATGATGCCTGCAGTCGCCGTGCTCGTTCCGATCTACCTGCTGTTCCGCGACTTCGGTCTGCTCGATACCCGGATTGGTCTGACGATCATGCTGACGCTGATCAACCTGCCGATCGTCATCTGGATGCTCTACACCTATTTCCGCGAGATTCCGGGCGAAATCCTAGAAGCCGCGCGAATGGACGGTGCCTCGCTTTTCAACGAGATCGTCTATGTGCTCGCGCCCATGGCCCTGCCAGGCATTGCCTCGACGCTTCTCCTCAACATCATTCTCGCCTGGAACGAAGCCTTCTGGACGATCCGTCTCACCACCACCAATGCGGCGCCGCTAACCGCCTTCATCGCCTCCTTCTCCAGTCCGCAAGGGTTGTTCTGGGCGAAACTGTCGGCCGCCTCGACGATGGCGATTGCGCCGATAGTGATCCTCGGCTGGTTCAGCCAGAAGCAACTCGTGCGCGGCCTGACCTTTGGCGCCGTCAAGTAAGGAAACCCGACCATGGGCAGCATCAAACTCGAACAGCTCTCCAAGTCCTTCGGCGAGCATGCGGTCATCCCGGGGATCGACCTTGAAATCAATGACGGTGAATTTGTCGTCTTCGTCGGGCCGTCCGGCTGCGGCAAGTCCACGTTGCTGCGCCTGATCGCCGGCCTCGAAGACGCGACCGGCGGACGCATTGTGATCGACGGCAAGGATCAAACGCATACACCGCCGGCGCAGCGCGGCCTGGCAATGGTGTTCCAGTCCTATGCACTTTATCCGCATATGAGCGTGCGCTCGAACATCGGCTTTCCGCTGAAGATGGCGAAGGTCGACCCGGCCGAGATCAACCGCAAGGTCGAGGAGGCAGCGCGCATATTGAACCTCACCGATTACCTGGAGCGCCGGCCCGGGCAACTCTCCGGCGGTCAGC
Encoded here:
- a CDS encoding carbohydrate ABC transporter permease; the protein is MARNVTTRRKIIFTAIAWTIAFVIFFPILYTLITSVKTESEAIQGFDLIPTFTFENYVTVQTQRDYIKPFMNSVILSVGSTILALFVGIPAAWAMAFSPSKRTKDILMWMLSTKMMPAVAVLVPIYLLFRDFGLLDTRIGLTIMLTLINLPIVIWMLYTYFREIPGEILEAARMDGASLFNEIVYVLAPMALPGIASTLLLNIILAWNEAFWTIRLTTTNAAPLTAFIASFSSPQGLFWAKLSAASTMAIAPIVILGWFSQKQLVRGLTFGAVK
- a CDS encoding carbohydrate ABC transporter permease, giving the protein MATQNTRTLARLMMAPSVGLLLIWMIVPLSMTLWFSFQNYNLLNPANVSFAGLFNYRYFYTDPAFFQSIWNTMLIVGGVLFITIFGGTLLALLLDQPIFGQGIVRILVISPFFVMPPVAALIWKNMIMHPGYGVLADINRALGLSPVDWFAQYPLLSIVIIVAWQWLPFATLILLTALQSLDGEQQEAAEMDGARFIDKFIYLTLPHLARAITVVILIQTIFLLGVYAEILVTTNGGPGYASTNLVFLIYRTALLGYDVGGASAGGIIAIILANIVAIFLMRAVGKNLDR
- a CDS encoding ABC transporter substrate-binding protein, which encodes MTLKTILLGACSALALAGMASAETLTIATVNNGDMIRMQGLTSEFTSANPDIQVEWVTLEENVLRERVTTDIATKGGQYDIMTIGTYEVPIWSKQGWLLPLENLGADYDVDDLLPAIRSGLTGEDGKLYAAPFYGESSFIMYRKDLMEKAGLTMPDAPTWEFVADAARKMTDRANDINGICLRGKAGWGENMAFLTATSNAFGARWFDETWKPQFDQPEWKNTLDFYVKLMNDAGPQGASSNGFNENLALFQQGKCGMWIDATVAASFVTNPKDSTVADKVGFALAPDTGLGKRGNWLWAWNLAIPAGTQKAEAAEKFVSWATSKAYAELVASKEGWANVPPGTRTSLYENPEYQKAAPFAKMTLDSINAADPKNPTVKPVPYVGVQFVAIPEFQSLGTSVGQLFSAALAGQMSVDDALAQAQSLTTREMTRGGYIK
- a CDS encoding sugar-binding transcriptional regulator encodes the protein MARRGEGQTRLDDAARAGWLYYVAGKTQDEIAAAMGISRQSAQRLVSLSIAEKLIKVRLDHPIAACLELAEAVKRKFGLKAVEIVPTDPGSESATVGVAEAGAAQLERWLKQPEPLVIAMGTGRTLRSMIDQLSPMECPQHKIVSLTGNISPDGSAAYFNVIFSMADAVKAPHFPMPLPVIVSSPAERQLLHDQPLVAPTIALARRSDVTFVGIGEMNMRAPLLVDGFLKADEMEDLLQAGAVGEICGWIFGDNGELLTHPVNERVASLQIPARETSTVIGLARGRRKHPAILAAVRGRHINGLITDEDAARHLLAS